In Gammaproteobacteria bacterium, the genomic stretch CGCAGAAAACGGTGCCGTTGTACCTATTACCATTTCCACTAAAATGTCCAATGTCGAAGCCATTACGGTGTTGGTAGAAAAAAACCCACAACCTCTGGTGTGCAACTTCAACTTGGCCAGCAATGCCACCGGTTTTGCTTCCACGCGAATTAAAATGGGTAAAACCTCGCCGATTACTGCAATTGTTAAATCCGGCGGCAAGCTGTACAGCAATTCCAAGACCGTGAAAGTAACCATCGGCGGTTGCGGCGGTTAATTCCGTATTTACTGAACATCGAAGACAGAGGAACATTTCAATGGCTAAAAAAAGCATTCGTATTCGAGCCAAACTCAAAGGCAGCGTGACTGAAGTGAAAGCGCTGATGAGCCACCCGATGGAAACCGGGTTGCGTAAA encodes the following:
- the soxY gene encoding thiosulfate oxidation carrier protein SoxY produces the protein MKRRTFLKGTIAGSMVGTAIGAGLLTPRMVLAAWPSASFKAKTVSEALSELHGTSDTKQSGDIKIKAPDIAENGAVVPITISTKMSNVEAITVLVEKNPQPLVCNFNLASNATGFASTRIKMGKTSPITAIVKSGGKLYSNSKTVKVTIGGCGG